The genomic region GCAGGTGAAATGACGGGGATCCTGTTGCGCGGCGGCTATGTAGTCGATCCGGCAACCCGGACCGAGGGCGTGTTCGACGTCCTCGCGGTCGACGACAAGATCGCTTCCATCGGCCCGTCGGGTAGCGTGTTGGCGCCTGAAGGCAGCGCTATTGTCGACGCGCAATCGTGCTGGGTGCTGCCGGGGCTGATCGATGTTCACGTACATATGCGCGATCCCGGCTTCCCCCAAAAGGAAACCATCGCCAGCGGTCTCCGCGCCGCAGCCGCGGGTGGGTTCACCACGGTGGCCGCGATGGCCAACACCCGACCCGTCAATGATTCACCGCAGGTCACCGGCTATATGCTCGAACGAGCACGCGCGACGCGCAGCGCGCAACTCGTCCCGGTAGCGGCCGTAACGCGTGGGCTCGAAGGACGGGCCGGCGTCGACTATCGGGCCATGACCGAGGCCGGCGCGCGACTCTTTTCCGACGATGGCATGCCGGTCGATGATGAGCCGCTCCTGACCCGCGCCCTGGATGAAATCAGCGCGCTCGGGTACGCGATTTCGTTGCACGAGGAGGACCGCAACCTTTCCTGCAATGGTGCAGTTAATGCCGGCGCTGCGGCCAAACGGCTGGGCCTCAAGGGTTACCCGAACGCGGCCGAAGCAGAGCGCGTCCAAAGAGATCTCGGCTTGGCGGTCGCGACTCGGGCACCGGTGCACATCGCGCACGTCTCGACCCGCGAATCGCTTGAGCTGGTACGCGAGGCTCGATGCCGGGGCGCGCAGGTCACCTGCGAAGTGACGCCCCATCATTTTGCGCTCGACGAGGCGGCGACGCTTCGCTGGGGTCCGAACGCTAAGATGAATCCGCCTCTCCGTGCACCAGGAGACGTAGAAGCGCTCCGCGCGGCAATCGCCGACGGAACCATCGACATGATTGCATCTGATCACGCTCCCCATGAACCGGCCGCAAAGCATCTCGAGCAACTCACGGACTTCTTCAGCCCCAACCGCGATGCTGATCAGCTGCCACCGCGGGTGGCAGAACTCTTCGCGGACTGTGCCAACGGCGTAGTGGGTCTTGAAACGTCGCTGGGCTTAGCGCTGCAACTCGTGCACCGATCTTTGATCGGTGCGGCGCGTCTGGTTGAGATGATGAGCTTGAATCCTGCCCGCCTCCTGCGGCTCGAGCGCGGAACTTTGGCCACCGGCACCGTTGCCGACATTACCGTAGTCGACCCCAACCTCGAGTGGGCCGTGGAACCGGATCGCTTTCGTTCAAAGAGTCGTAACACGCCCTTCATGGGAATGCGGCTTAAGGGAAGAGCGATTCTGACGATGGTCGGTGGCGAAATCGTATATGACGCCCGACGTGGAGACGCTTGATGGCTGCGCGCGATAAACGAGCCGCAATCCTGGCCCTCGCGGATGGAAACATCTATCGCGGTCTTGCATTCGGCGCGGTGGGCGAAGCCACCGGCGAGGTGGTGTTCAACACTTCGATGACCGGATACCAGGAAGTGCTCACCGATCCATCTTACAAGGGCCAGCTCGTGTGCATGACCTATCCCGAGATTGGCAACGTGGGCGCCAATCGAGAGGATGTCGAGTCGCGCCGCGTTTACGTCGAAGGATTTATCGTCCGGCAATGCTGCGAGCGGCCATCGAACTGGCGTTCCGAAGTCTCGCTCCACGAGTACCTGACAGAGGCGGGAATCGCCGGAATCGAAGGAATGGATACGCGCGCCCTGGTGCGCCACATCCGGACGCACGGAGCGCAGCAAGCCGTTCTTTCCAGCATCGATCTCGATCCGCAGTCGTTGGTCAGAAAGGCGCAGGCGTCGCCCGGGCTGGTAGGTCGGGACCTGGTCAGAGAGGTTACGTGCCACGAGGCGCACGATTGGGACCTTGCGGATTGGGAGCTGGGGCAGGGCTACCGGGCCATGACCAAGGAAGAGCTGCGCGATGCGCCGCGCGTGGTCGCTCTCGACTACGGAATCAAGTTGAATATTCTGCGCCGGCTAGTTGCCAGCGGCTTTCGGGTGCGGGTGTTGCCGGCAAATTCGAGTGCACAACAAATTCTCGCGGAAAGCCCGGACGGGATTTTTCTTTCCAATGGACCGGGCGATCCAGCCGCGCTGCTGTATACGCATCAGGCCGTCGCAGGCGTGCTGGGAAAGAAACCGGTCTTCGGTATCTGCCTCGGTCATCAAATCCTGGGCCTAGCCCTGGGCGGGCGAACCTACAAGCTCGATTTTGGCCATCACGGCGCGAACCATCCGGTGGTCGACCTGCGCAGCCAGCGAGTGGAGATCACTTCCCAGAACCACGGATTTGCCGTCGACACCGAGTCTCTGAAAGGACGAGCCGAGCTCTCGCATCTGAATCTCAACGACCGCACCGTGGAAGGGATGCGCGGGCAGGGTGTTCCGTTCTTCTCGGTGCAATATCATCCCGAAGCGTCACCCGGTCCTCACGATTCGAGTTATTTGTTTCGTCGCTTCAAGCGAGTGGTCGAGATGTTCCCCCGTTATGGCGTGGACACGCTCGATCGGGTTGCCGCCGAGGAGGCCGAAGACGCACGTGGATGACCGCTACCGTCGAGACTGAATTAGTAACGTGCCGCTGCGCAAAGACTTGAAATCGATTCTGCTTATCGGCTCCGGCCCGATCGTGATCGGACAGGCCTGCGAGTTCGACTACTCGGGCACCCAGGCGATCAAGGCACTGCGCGAAGAAGGACTGCGTATCATTCTCATAAACTCCAACCCTGCGACCATCATGACCGACCCGGAACTGGCAGACCGGACCTATATCGAGCCGATGACCGCCGAGGCGATCGGCAAGATCATTGAGCGCGAGCGGCCGGACGCACTTCTCCCAACCGTGGGTGGTCAGACCGCTCTCAACCTTGCGATCGAACTCGCGGAATCGGGCGTGCTGGATCGTTTTAAGTGCGAACTGATTGGCGCCAAGCTGCCAGCCATCAAGAAGGCCGAGGACCGGGACCTCTTCAAACAGGCGATGATCAACATCGGCCTCGAAGTGCCGCGCTCCTCGATCGCGCATTCGATGGACGATGCTGAACGCATCCGGCAGGACCTCGGACTGCCCCTGATTATCCGGCCGTCGCGGACCCTGGGCGGGACCGGAGGATCGATTGCTCGGGAACTCGACGACTATCGCGCCAAGGTGAAGTGGGGGCTCGAAATGTCACCCATTCATAAGGTGCTGATCGAGGAGTCGGTCGAAGGATGGAAAGAGTTCGAGCTCGAGGTGATGCGCGATATGGCCGACAACGTCGTCATCATCTGCTCGATCGAGAACCTCGACCCAATGGGGGTGCACACCGGTGACTCAATCACGGTGGCGCCGGCACAGACCCTGACCGACAAGGAATACCAGATCATGCGCAATGCCGCATTGCGCATCATCCGCGAGATCGGGGTCGATACCGGTGGTTCCAATATTCAGTTCGCGATCGATCCCAACACCGGCAAGATGGTCGTGATCGAGATGAATCCGCGCGTCTCGCGGAGTTCCGCGCTGGCCTCCAAAGCCACCGGTTTTCCGATTGCAAAGATTGCCGCCCGACTCGCGGTCGGTTACCGCCTCGACGAGATCCCCAACGACATCACCCGCAAGACGCCCGCCTGTTTCGAGCCGACCATCGATTACGTGGTGACCAAGATCCCGCGCTTTACCTTCGAGAAATTTCGCGGCGCCGCCGACGAGTTGGGGCCGCAGATGAAGTCGGTCGGCGAGGTCATGGCGATCGGGCGGACCTTCAAGGAATCGTTGCAAAAGGCGCTGCGCTCTCTGGAAATCGGATCCTTCGGACTTGAATCCCACCTGAACGCAGCTACTCGCGACGCCGCTTTGGCTGAGCTGCGCAAGGAAGTAAGCCGCCCGAGCAGTCATCGCCTCTTCCATCTGGCCGACGCGTTGCGTCTTGGCCTGGCGCGCGACGAAGCCTATCGCTTGAGCGCCATCGATCCGTGGTTCATCGACGCGCTAGCCGAAGTAGTGGCGGCGGAAACGCGCGTGGCGCGCGAGCCGCTGAGCGAGGCCTATTTTCGCGAATTCAAGGCGCTCGGATTTTCCGACCGCCGGATCGCGGATCTCCGCGGCACCCAGGAATCCGAGATCGCGCAGACCCGCCAGGCATTTAAGGTTGCGCCCGTATACAAGGCCGTCGATACCTGTGGCGCCGAGTTCCAGGCGTTCACGCCGTACCTCTATTCCACGTACGAAGGCGAGGACGAGGCGGAACCCGACCTGCGCCGCAAGGTGATGATCCTGGGTGGCGGACCCAATCGTATCGGGCAGGGCATTGAGTTCGACTATTGCTGTGTCCACGCGAGTTTGGCCCTCAAGGAGGCCGGGTTCGAAACCATCATGGTGAACTGCAACCCCGAGACGGTCTCGACCGACTACGACATTTCCGACCGCCTCTATTTCGAACCGCTGACCTTCGAGGACGTGCTCGCCATCGCCGAGCGCGAAAAACCCATCGGCGTGATCGTACAGTTCGGCGGACAGACTCCACTCAAGCTCGCGGTTCCGCTCGCACGGGCCGGGGTGCCCGTCCTGGGTACGAGCCCCGATGCGATCGATCGCGCCGAAGACCGCGAGCGTTTCAACACCCTGGTCGAAAAGCTCGGACTGAAGCAGCCGCGCGGGATTCTGGTACGCGGTCTGGACGAGGCGATCCGCGGCGCCAAGCAGATCGGCTACCCAGTCTTGATCCGTCCCTCGTATGTCCTCGGCGGCCGGGCGATGGAGGTAATTGGCGACGAGGCTTCGCTGCGCCGGTACGTCGCGCAGGCTTTCGAAGCCTCCGAACGCCATCCATTGCTCATCGATCGGTATCTGCGCGGCGCCACCGAGGTCGATGTGGATGCGATAAGCGACGGTGAAACGGTGGTGGTCGGCGGTATCATGGAGCACGTCGAGCATGCCGGTATCCATTCCGGCGACAGCGCGTGTGTTCTGCCGCCGCGAAGCCTCACGCCGGACTTGCAACGTTCACTCACCGAGCAGACCAAATTGCTGGCACGCGAGCTGGGCGTGGTTGGACTGATTAATGTCCAGTACGCAATCTACGAGGGCGAGGTTTATATCCTCGAAGTCAATCCGCGCGCCTCTCGGACCATTCCGTTTGTCAGCAAGGCAATTGGGGTTCCGCTCGCCAAGCTCGCGGCCCTGGTGATGGCGGGCAAGAAGTTGAGCGAACTCGGGTTCACAACCGAACGAGTCCCCGGATACGTGGCGGTTAAGGAATCGGTCTTTCCGTTTGCCCGCTTCGCCGGAGTCGATACGATTTTGGGACCGGAAATGAAATCCACCGGCGAAGTGATGGGCATCGACTCGTCGTTTGCGATGGCGTTTGCGAAGGCGGAACTGGCAGCCGCATCGGACCTGCCGATGGCGGGGCTGGTGTTCATAAGCGTGCGGGATGAGGACAAGACGTCGCTGGAACCAATCGTGCGCGGCCTGGTCGACATGGGCTTCGAGCTTATCGCCACCCGCGGGACCGCCGCGTACATCGCCAAGCTCGGTCTGAGATGCGCAGCGATCAACAAAGTCCTGGAAGGCAGTCCCCACATCGTCGATGCTATGCAGGCTGGCCGTATCGCCGCGATTATCAACACTCCCGACGAGAACGGCACGGCGGATTCTTTTTCGATTCGACGTACAGCGCTGGAACTTCGTTTGCCGTACTTCACCACCATGGCGGGGGCGACCGCCGCGGTCGAGGGAATTCGCGCGCTAAAGAACGAACGTTTTGAGGTTCGCGCGCTGCAGGATTACCATCGCGGGTAAAACTCGTCCTCGCCGATCTGGCACACCGAGATGCGCGCACCAGTGGAAAGGAATCGGATGCGCGCGACCGACGCTGCAAAGCCCACAGTCCGCAAATCGCACTCGCTGTCTCTCGAAACGAGCGTCGTAACCCTGTCAGGAATCGGCCCCAAACGGGCGGCGGTTCTCGCCGAACGCGGTATCGCAACCGTCCGCGACCTGATCTTTCATCTGCCGTCGCGCTATCAGGATTGGCGCCATCTGACCCCGCTCAGCGCCTTGGTTCCCGGCACTGTCGCAACCGTCGAGGCCGAGCTTGGTGGGGTCAGCGAACGACCGATGTCGGGAGCACCGTGGAGGCGGTTGGCAAGCGGATGGTTAAGCAGCGGCGGCATCCGGGTTCGGGTGGTGTGGTTTAATCTGCCCGGCTACATGCGCGGAAAGATCCCGTCGGGCGAACGCGTCCTCGCACATGGTCGTGTGACCGAGACACGGGAAGGAAATGTCGAAATCGTCCAACCCGAGATCCACCTTCTCTCCACGGGCTCGCCGCCCCCGGTTCGTCCTTACTACAACCTTCCCGCCGGAATGAGTCAGCGGGTCTTCGCCGGCATCGCGCGCAGCGCGCTTCGTGAGGTGGAGCAGCAGGTTGGTTCTTCTATTCCGGAGGACATGCACCACGACTTTCTCTCCGTGGCGCAGGCTCTTGCGGGGTTGCACCAGCCCTCCGCGGGTGCCGACGTAGGCGCGTTGAATGCGGAATGTTCGCGGGAGCACCTGTCGCTCGCGTTCGATGAGCTGTTCGCCTTCGAATTGGCGCTAAGCCTGGAACGGGAACGCGCGGCGCAACGGCCGGGGATCGCTATCGAGAGCGGCGCCCAGAAGATTGGCGCCTGGCTCACGAGCTTGCCGTTTCGACTGACCGATGCGCAGGCCCGCGCGATCGGCGAAATCTCCGCCGACCTCGAGCGGCCCACGCAGATGAACCGCATGCTGCTTGGGGACGTGGGCAGCGGCAAGACCCTGGTTGCCTTCTGTGCCGCGCTAAGCGTGATCGATGCCGGCTATCAGGTCGCGATGATGGCTCCGACCGAACTGCTAGCGGAGCAGCATCATGCGAGTTTTCAGCGCCTGTGCGGAAACCTCGCGATCCCAGCCGCGCTGCTGACTGGCAAGGTCCAAGGTAGCGCACGAGCGACGCTCCTGCGCGGCCTCAACTCCGGCGCCGTGCACATCGTGTTCGGCACGCAGGCAATCATTCAGGAACGGGTACGAGTAAAGGGTCTGGGTCTCGGGATCATCGACGAGCAGCATCGCTTCGGCGTGTTCGACCGCGCGAAGCTGAAGGCCCTGGGCCCGGGGGCGAATCTGCTGATGATGACCGCTACCCCTGTACCAAGAAGTCTGGCCCTGAGCCTGTTTGCTAATCTGAATATTTCATTTCTTGACGAACTACCCCCAGGGCGCACGCCGGTGGAAACCCTGATCTTCAGCGAAACGGACCTAGACCGGGTCGAGGAGATCGTGCGCAGGGAGCTGGCCGCGGGTTATCGAGCTTACTACGTGCTCCCGCGGATTGACGCGCCTGACGAAGAAATGCGCTCCGTCGCGGCAGCCGCCGAGCGTCTCAAACGGAGTACATTGAAGGACTATCGGGTTGAGGTAATGCACGGCAGGATGAACGCCACGGACAAGGAACGCGTGATGGCTCGCTTTCGCGATGGCGCGGTGCAAGTCCTCGTTTCAACCACCGTGGTGGAGGTCGGCATAGACGTACCGGAAGCGACCGTCATCGCAATCATCGCGGCCGAGCGCTACGGACTTGCTCAGTTGCATCAACTTCGCGGCAGGGTGGGGCGAGGGCGCGCGGCGGGGCGATGCTGCTTGGTAGCGTCAGGCGAAGCAGACGAGGTTGCGCGCGAGCGCCTGAGTTTGATGACCACCTGTATAAGCGGTGCGCAGGTCGCCGAGGCTGACCTAAAGTTGCGTGGCCCCGGCGACCTTCTGGGCGCAAGGCAGACCGGTGCGTTGCCGCTGCGTTTCGTCCACCTGGTGCGCGATGACCGCCTTATACAGCGCTCGCGCGAGCTCGCCGAGGGGTGGCTCAGGCACGATCCCAACCTCCAAACTCCCTCATCGGCGGGCGCGCGCAAGGCGATTCGCCGCATGCTCTCGCTGGGCTTCAGCCTCGGAGACGTCGGCTAATGGCCAAAGACACTAGCAGCAAGAGCCCACGCCCAAAGCTGCCGGTCCGGCGCGAAGTATCCGCCGGTGGCCTGGTGTACCGTCGGCGGCACGACGGCGGACTTGAATTCGTGCTGATTCGCCCCAAAGGAGCCGACACCTGGGCGTTGCCGAAAGGTCATATCGAGAAAGGCGAAAGTGCCGAAGACGCCGCGGTGCGCGAGGTGCGCGAAGAAACCGGCCTGGAAGTAGGCCACATCGAACCGCTAGGCGACGTGTCTTACGTTTTCTCGTGGCGCGACCAGCCCCAAGCTTCGCTGGTGAGAATTTTCAAGCGCGTGCGGTTCTTCACGATGGAATTTGCAGGAGGCGATTCAAAGGCTCACGACGGGGAGATCGAAGAAGTAGCGTGGTATCGAGCCGAAGAGGCCTGCCAACGTGCAAGCTACAAGGACGAACGCGGCCTGATCGGAAAGGCTATCTCATTATTGTCCAGGCGCGAGACCGGAGGGGTGGGGTAGTTCGCTCCGGTTGCCGCTCTCGATTTGAGTCTCCGACCAGATGGATGGCTCCAGCGTTTCCATCGCTTGTGCCGCGGCGCCGATAGCCACCAACACCTCGTGGTCGCGATAGTCGACCTCGTGCCGCGTATTGCCGAGCAGTTTGTCCAGGGTGGTCGTGTAGACGGCCGCGAATTTGGCGGCGGTGCCGCTTTCCGCAAACACCAACAGCCATATTACCGAGATCTGGCGGCCGGATTGGAGGATGACCATCTGGTCGCCGGCCCAACGCCCCGCCAGCGCCACTTCCGGCGCGTCCTTGCCGAGGTTGCGCTGCAGGAGAATGCGCAGCAGCAGTTCGCCGTAGGTGTCGTCATCCACCTTGCTCCAGGAACTCATCGTTCGCTCGTAACCGTGGATTGCCACCCTCACCGGGGGCTTCGGATGAACGAAGTAGTCGTCCGAGTGGATGACCTGATGCGTCGAGAGGGGAGGGTTCGCGTAAAGCGCGTCGACCGCCTTCCACCCTCCACGCCGATAAGCCTCCGCAACGAATCGGACGCCATCGGAATATTGGAAGACCAAGGGAATCGCCAGTCCGTCGGGGGTGTCGGGCGCTTCTTTCGTGAGCTCCTTGGCGATATCGGGAAGATACATGAGGAGCCCATCTATCACCGAGGCGTCCATCCGACCAGCCACGTAGGCGTAGCCGGCCAGCGTCGCGTCACCTTCCGCAACTGACTTGAGCGCCAGCGCGCTGTCGTCGTTGTTCTTCACCTGGTCGAGCTTTTTGTCGAGATCAAAATGTTGATCCTGGAGCGCGTGCGTAAGCTCATGAGCCAGCACCATTTCTCCGCCGACATCGTGCTGGGCGACAAACTCGGCGGTGTTGGTGAAAAAGCCCAGGTTCGTGCCGCCGGCCACCAAAACCATTTCCTTGGAATGAGGATCGTAGAAACCTGCGACCTGGTTGCGCAGCAGTTTGAGCGATTCCGCCTTGAGGTCGATTCCGGAAGGGTACAGACCTACCAGCGCCCCGGCCGTGCCATCGGCTAGCAATTGATTTTCGGTGTAATCGCGCATCAGGTCGCTTTCCATCTGCTGCTCGGCCTGGTCGCGATCTTTCACGACCAACGGCACCGGCCTGAGAAAGTTGAGTTGGCGGATTTGCTGAAGTCCTTGCTCGACCCTATCGACCT from Candidatus Binataceae bacterium harbors:
- the carA gene encoding glutamine-hydrolyzing carbamoyl-phosphate synthase small subunit gives rise to the protein MAARDKRAAILALADGNIYRGLAFGAVGEATGEVVFNTSMTGYQEVLTDPSYKGQLVCMTYPEIGNVGANREDVESRRVYVEGFIVRQCCERPSNWRSEVSLHEYLTEAGIAGIEGMDTRALVRHIRTHGAQQAVLSSIDLDPQSLVRKAQASPGLVGRDLVREVTCHEAHDWDLADWELGQGYRAMTKEELRDAPRVVALDYGIKLNILRRLVASGFRVRVLPANSSAQQILAESPDGIFLSNGPGDPAALLYTHQAVAGVLGKKPVFGICLGHQILGLALGGRTYKLDFGHHGANHPVVDLRSQRVEITSQNHGFAVDTESLKGRAELSHLNLNDRTVEGMRGQGVPFFSVQYHPEASPGPHDSSYLFRRFKRVVEMFPRYGVDTLDRVAAEEAEDARG
- a CDS encoding ATP-dependent DNA helicase RecG, which translates into the protein MRATDAAKPTVRKSHSLSLETSVVTLSGIGPKRAAVLAERGIATVRDLIFHLPSRYQDWRHLTPLSALVPGTVATVEAELGGVSERPMSGAPWRRLASGWLSSGGIRVRVVWFNLPGYMRGKIPSGERVLAHGRVTETREGNVEIVQPEIHLLSTGSPPPVRPYYNLPAGMSQRVFAGIARSALREVEQQVGSSIPEDMHHDFLSVAQALAGLHQPSAGADVGALNAECSREHLSLAFDELFAFELALSLERERAAQRPGIAIESGAQKIGAWLTSLPFRLTDAQARAIGEISADLERPTQMNRMLLGDVGSGKTLVAFCAALSVIDAGYQVAMMAPTELLAEQHHASFQRLCGNLAIPAALLTGKVQGSARATLLRGLNSGAVHIVFGTQAIIQERVRVKGLGLGIIDEQHRFGVFDRAKLKALGPGANLLMMTATPVPRSLALSLFANLNISFLDELPPGRTPVETLIFSETDLDRVEEIVRRELAAGYRAYYVLPRIDAPDEEMRSVAAAAERLKRSTLKDYRVEVMHGRMNATDKERVMARFRDGAVQVLVSTTVVEVGIDVPEATVIAIIAAERYGLAQLHQLRGRVGRGRAAGRCCLVASGEADEVARERLSLMTTCISGAQVAEADLKLRGPGDLLGARQTGALPLRFVHLVRDDRLIQRSRELAEGWLRHDPNLQTPSSAGARKAIRRMLSLGFSLGDVG
- a CDS encoding dihydroorotase, with the translated sequence MTGILLRGGYVVDPATRTEGVFDVLAVDDKIASIGPSGSVLAPEGSAIVDAQSCWVLPGLIDVHVHMRDPGFPQKETIASGLRAAAAGGFTTVAAMANTRPVNDSPQVTGYMLERARATRSAQLVPVAAVTRGLEGRAGVDYRAMTEAGARLFSDDGMPVDDEPLLTRALDEISALGYAISLHEEDRNLSCNGAVNAGAAAKRLGLKGYPNAAEAERVQRDLGLAVATRAPVHIAHVSTRESLELVREARCRGAQVTCEVTPHHFALDEAATLRWGPNAKMNPPLRAPGDVEALRAAIADGTIDMIASDHAPHEPAAKHLEQLTDFFSPNRDADQLPPRVAELFADCANGVVGLETSLGLALQLVHRSLIGAARLVEMMSLNPARLLRLERGTLATGTVADITVVDPNLEWAVEPDRFRSKSRNTPFMGMRLKGRAILTMVGGEIVYDARRGDA
- the carB gene encoding carbamoyl-phosphate synthase large subunit; this encodes MPLRKDLKSILLIGSGPIVIGQACEFDYSGTQAIKALREEGLRIILINSNPATIMTDPELADRTYIEPMTAEAIGKIIERERPDALLPTVGGQTALNLAIELAESGVLDRFKCELIGAKLPAIKKAEDRDLFKQAMINIGLEVPRSSIAHSMDDAERIRQDLGLPLIIRPSRTLGGTGGSIARELDDYRAKVKWGLEMSPIHKVLIEESVEGWKEFELEVMRDMADNVVIICSIENLDPMGVHTGDSITVAPAQTLTDKEYQIMRNAALRIIREIGVDTGGSNIQFAIDPNTGKMVVIEMNPRVSRSSALASKATGFPIAKIAARLAVGYRLDEIPNDITRKTPACFEPTIDYVVTKIPRFTFEKFRGAADELGPQMKSVGEVMAIGRTFKESLQKALRSLEIGSFGLESHLNAATRDAALAELRKEVSRPSSHRLFHLADALRLGLARDEAYRLSAIDPWFIDALAEVVAAETRVAREPLSEAYFREFKALGFSDRRIADLRGTQESEIAQTRQAFKVAPVYKAVDTCGAEFQAFTPYLYSTYEGEDEAEPDLRRKVMILGGGPNRIGQGIEFDYCCVHASLALKEAGFETIMVNCNPETVSTDYDISDRLYFEPLTFEDVLAIAEREKPIGVIVQFGGQTPLKLAVPLARAGVPVLGTSPDAIDRAEDRERFNTLVEKLGLKQPRGILVRGLDEAIRGAKQIGYPVLIRPSYVLGGRAMEVIGDEASLRRYVAQAFEASERHPLLIDRYLRGATEVDVDAISDGETVVVGGIMEHVEHAGIHSGDSACVLPPRSLTPDLQRSLTEQTKLLARELGVVGLINVQYAIYEGEVYILEVNPRASRTIPFVSKAIGVPLAKLAALVMAGKKLSELGFTTERVPGYVAVKESVFPFARFAGVDTILGPEMKSTGEVMGIDSSFAMAFAKAELAAASDLPMAGLVFISVRDEDKTSLEPIVRGLVDMGFELIATRGTAAYIAKLGLRCAAINKVLEGSPHIVDAMQAGRIAAIINTPDENGTADSFSIRRTALELRLPYFTTMAGATAAVEGIRALKNERFEVRALQDYHRG
- a CDS encoding NUDIX hydrolase encodes the protein MAKDTSSKSPRPKLPVRREVSAGGLVYRRRHDGGLEFVLIRPKGADTWALPKGHIEKGESAEDAAVREVREETGLEVGHIEPLGDVSYVFSWRDQPQASLVRIFKRVRFFTMEFAGGDSKAHDGEIEEVAWYRAEEACQRASYKDERGLIGKAISLLSRRETGGVG